In Capsicum annuum cultivar UCD-10X-F1 chromosome 11, UCD10Xv1.1, whole genome shotgun sequence, one genomic interval encodes:
- the LOC124888543 gene encoding cyclin-dependent protein kinase inhibitor SMR13-like, producing the protein MGPSSTRRARTRSTRNSRTTTTTLQKKQREKKKQSLMKMKKNIQERKSSSIINSPCKSPCKEANSLKRSSSNDEMELMENNNNICSTPKAERFRIPEIKTCPPAPKKRRIISSTSPSSSSSRHSLRRNPVTFFAPPDIDLFFFLALGDIPV; encoded by the coding sequence ATGGGTCCTTCTAGTACTAGAAGAGCAAGAACAAGAagtacaagaaattcaagaaccaCAACAACAACTCTACAAAAGAAGCAAcgagagaagaagaagcaatcattgatgaagatgaagaaaaatattcaagaaagGAAATCATCATCTATTATTAATTCTCCTTGCAAATCTCCATGTAAAGAAGCAAATTCATTGAAGAGATCATCATCAAATGATGAAATGGAATTAAtggagaataataataatatttgttcaACTCCAAAAGCTGAGAGATTTAGAATCCCAGAAATCAAGACATGCCCCCCAGCaccaaaaaagagaagaataatttCATCAACATCACCAAGTAGTTCATCATCACGTCATTCATTGAGAAGAAATCCAGTTACTTTTTTTGCTCCACCAGATATAGacctcttcttcttcttggcACTTGGTGATATCCCAGTTTGA